Below is a genomic region from Caulobacter rhizosphaerae.
GGTCAGGAGGGTCGGCATCCACACATAGATCGCGGTCTCGACGCCGACATAGAGCATCGCCGCCGCGCTGAAGATCAGGGCGTGCGGGTCGCTGGCCACGCGCCAGGTCTTGTCCAGGCCGACCGGCTCGCGTTCGCTGCGCGGCGCGGGATAACGGATCAGCAGCGCGGCCGCCATCAGGCCCACGCAAAGGATTCCGGCGATCACATAGAGCCACTTCCACGACGTTCCGGCCGCCAGCAGCGCCGCGACGATCGCCGGCCCGATGATGGCGCCGACGCCGAAAAAGCCCTCGACGGTGTTCATGGTCGCGGTGTGGTCGCGGGTCGACCGGGAGATGTCGCCGATCAGGGCCAGGGCGCCGGTCTTGAACACGCCGATGGCCATGCCCGACACGAACAGAAGGGCGACGAAGACGGCGAACCGCTCGGCGACGGCGAAGACCAGGGCCGAGGCCGCGAATCCGGCGAGGCCCACGATGATCGTCGCCTTCCTGCCGATGCGATCGGCCAGGAACCCCAGGCAAAGCCCGGACAGGGCGATGCCGCCCATCGTGGCGTAATGGAAGGCGCCGGCGGCGGTCAGGTCGAGTCCGAAGGTCTTGATGATCTGCGGGATGATCACCCCCACCGCGTCGGTGGTCATGGCGAACATCATGAACATCAGGAAGGTCATCAGCTTGATCAGCCCGACGTTCGACGCCCGCTCTTCCAATGCCGTCCGGATCATGTTGGCCTCCCCGTTCCGGGCTCTGCGTCCCGATCATGCTTGTTCCG
It encodes:
- a CDS encoding MFS transporter, whose translation is MIRTALEERASNVGLIKLMTFLMFMMFAMTTDAVGVIIPQIIKTFGLDLTAAGAFHYATMGGIALSGLCLGFLADRIGRKATIIVGLAGFAASALVFAVAERFAVFVALLFVSGMAIGVFKTGALALIGDISRSTRDHTATMNTVEGFFGVGAIIGPAIVAALLAAGTSWKWLYVIAGILCVGLMAAALLIRYPAPRSEREPVGLDKTWRVASDPHALIFSAAAMLYVGVETAIYVWMPTLLTGYRGPGASLVAFALPVFFVLRAGGRFLGAWMLVRLPWALVLAICAAAILICFAGALTGGQAAAAVLLPLSGLFMSVVYPTLNSKGISGFPKAEHGAAAGVILFFTCVGAVVAPLAMGMVSDALGGPLYGLALACGLALILALATLANLIWSPFAKRLAACDDREYGR